In the genome of Dermacentor variabilis isolate Ectoservices chromosome 5, ASM5094787v1, whole genome shotgun sequence, one region contains:
- the LOC142582874 gene encoding uncharacterized protein LOC142582874, whose translation MGAGEDWLQLDTRPGARRAFSTFLALKDSAEGDSARQWQLVMGVREPPTTLGAADTADSWPLAFAGQGKARDLARRAANWLSNRRIDGLVFLEQRLDPGRIDAYVTILKEFRTAFSGKLLLLFSIFWLYDMDNRVKSLFLEHRIKELIRLTDFTLLETHVPPRKEGECATFLPNSFSRSPDSNRQTFTMNAVLAWMDRAASQVDQGSVCFTLTLAVIRFLLPLEHTSFGETCQDFYPVSYMQHCRLWENVRFDSSNAANYAEVPGKGGMSFHRLEAYDDVASLDIKLETILSQFSRLCVALVHVDFDDYLGVCGRSKGPFARLASVREVLRRFSITAQFYVDLRRRRR comes from the exons ATGGGCGCCGGCGAGGACTGGCTGCAGCTCGACACTAGGCCGGGCGCCCGCAGGG CTTTCAGCACCTTCCTGGCGCTGAAGGACAGCGCTGAGGGTGACAGCGCGAGGCAGTGGCAACTAGTGATGGGTGTGCGCGAGCCCCCGACCACTTTGGGCGCCGCTGACACCGCCGACTCGTGGCCGCTGGCGTTCGCCGGCCAGGGAAAAGCGCGCGACCTGGCGCGCCGTGCGGCCAACTGGCTGAGCAACCGGCGCATCGACGGCCTCGTCTTCCTCGAGCAGCGCCTGGACCCAGGCCGCATCGACGCCTACGTCACCATACTCAAG GAGTTCCGGACGGCGTTCTCGGGCAAGCTGCTGCTCCTGTTCAGCATCTTCTGGCTGTACGACATGGATAACAGGGTGAAGAGCCTCTTCTTGGAGCACCGCATCAAAGAACTCATCAG GCTGACGGACTTCACCCTGCTGGAGACTCACGTGCCGCCACGTAAGGAGGGAGAGTGCGCCACCTTCTTGCCGAACTCTTTCAGCCGCTCGCCCGACAGCAATCGCCAGACGTTCACTATG aacgccgtgcttgcaTGGATGGACCGCGCGGCGTCCCAGGTGGACCAAGGCTCAGTGTGCTTCACGCTGACACTGGCGGTGATACGGTTCCTGCTGCCGCTGGAGCACACGAGCTTCGGAGAGACCTGCCAGGACTTCTACCCGGTCTCGTACATGCAG CACTGTCGGCTCTGGGAGAATGTGCGTTTCGACAGTTCCAATGCCGCGAACTATGCTGAAGTTCCGGGAAAGGGTGGCATGAGCTTTCACCGCCTGGAGGCCTACGACGACGTTGCATCACTCGACATTAAG CTGGAGACCATCCTGTCGCAATTCTCGCGGCTATGCGTGGCGCTGGTACACGTGGACTTCGACGACTACCTGGGCGTGTGTGGCCGCAGCAAGGGTCCCTTTGCGCGCCTTGCCTCGGTGCGCGAGGTGCTACGCCGGTTCTCCATCACAGCGCAATTCTACGTCGACCTGAGAAGGCGCCGCCGTTGA